Proteins from a genomic interval of Oncorhynchus clarkii lewisi isolate Uvic-CL-2024 chromosome 13, UVic_Ocla_1.0, whole genome shotgun sequence:
- the LOC139364877 gene encoding glutaryl-CoA dehydrogenase, mitochondrial-like — MALRSALCRLLVNPQRCAIISASRSQGSAAPAQKDAEKASEKKAKAPKVQFNWRDGLELEGQLTEDEIMIRDSFRDYCQDKLMPRILMANRNEVFHRDIVSEMGELGVLGPTIKGYGCAGTSYVAYGLIAREVERVDSGYRSVMSVQSSLVMHPIYVYGTEEQKEKWLPRLARGEILGCFGLTEPNHGSDLSGMETRAKFNPSSRTFTLTGSKTWITNSPVADIAVVWAKCDDGKVSGFILERGMKGFTTPKIEGKFSLRASATGMIIMDEVEVPEENLLPKVSGMGGPFGCMNNARYGIAWGSLGAAEFCFHAARQYTLDRIQFGVPLARNQLMQKKMADMLTEITIGLQACLQLGRLIDAKKAAPEMISMLKRNSCGKSLDIARQARDMLGGNGISDEYHIIRHVMNLETVNTYEGTHDIHALILGRAITGLQSFTVNT; from the exons ATGGCACTGAGAAGCGCGCTGTGCCGTCTGCTGGTCAACCCCCAGAGATGTGCCATCATTTCAGCATCAAGATCACAGGGATCAGCAGCGCCTGCACAAAAGG ATGCAGAGAAAGCTAGTGAGAAGAAAGCTAAAGCAC CCAAGGTTCAGTTTAACTGGCGGGATGGTCTGGAGCTGGAGGGTCAGCTGACTGAGGACGAGATCATGATCCGAGACTCGTTCCGGGATTACTGTCAGGACAAACTCATGCCCCGCATTCTAATGGCCAACAGAAACGAAG TGTTCCATCGAGACATTGTGTCAGAGATGGGGGAGCTGGGTGTCCTGGGCCCAACTATTAAAG GCTATGGCTGTGCTGGGACGAGCTATGTGGCCTACGGTTTGATCGCAAGGGAAGTGGAGAGGGTGGACAGCGGCTACCGCTCTGTCATGAGTGTGCAGTCCTCCTTGGTCATGCACCCTATCTACGTGTACGGTACCGAAGAGCAGAAGGAGAAGTGGCTGCCCAGGCTGG CTCGCGGAGAGATCCTGGGCTGTTTTGGGTTGACTGAGCCCAACCACGGCAGTGACCTCAGTGGCATGGAGACCCGGGCTAAGTTCAACCCCTCCAGCCGCACCTTCACTCTCACTGGCTCCAAGACCTG GATCACCAACTCCCCTGTGGCGGACATCGCTGTGGTCTGGGCCAAGTGTGACGATGGAAAGGTGAGTGGCTTCATCCTGGAGCGCGGTATGAAGGGCTTCACTACACCCAAGATCGAGGGCAAGTTTTCCCTGAGGGCGTCTGCCACTGGCATGATCATCATGGATGAGGTGGAGGTTCCTGAGGAGAACCTGCTGCCCAAAGTCTCTGGCATGGGG GGTCCCTTTGGTTGCATGAACAATGCCCGGTATGGCATCGCCTGGGGTTCACTAGGTGCTGCAGAGTTCTGCTTCCACGCGGCTCGTCAGTACACACTAGACAG AATCCAGTTTGGAGTACCCCTCGCCAGAAACCAGCTGATGCAGAAAAAGATGGCTGACATGTTGACAGAAATCACCATTGGCCTGCAGGCCTGTCTACAGCTGGGGAGACTCATCGATGCCAAAAA ggCAGCCCCTGAGATGATCTCTATGCTAAAGAGGAACAGCTGTGGGAAGTCCCTGGACATTGCCCGGCAGGCCAGAGACATGCTGGGAGGAAACGGCATCTCTGATGAGTACCACATCATCCGCCATGTTATGAACCTGGAGACCGTCAACACATACGAAG GTACCCATGACATCCATGCCCTGATCCTGGGCAGAGCCATCACTGGACTGCAGTCTTTCACTGTTAATACCTAA
- the LOC139423569 gene encoding synaptonemal complex central element protein 2-like: protein MSQLFFGKPAPTFQSTPNPGHHPSSPKDPEQGHGPDQDIPDETFSFVTLDESHGQQSEDSGIDISNISNRRNVHNSTSSELPGEETTTVLSSTIEEIGKKAQDLIERINQSRAMDQEIMTTFENKLMNKVSEVCQQVKEQMFSSYEEHGCGMEANLQELSEVLERSSQLSMELQGASQTLSAINNSLQQTAEN from the exons ATGTCCCAGCTCTTCTTTGGAAAGCCAGCCCCTACCTTTCAGTCTACACCAAACCCGGGTCATCATCCCTCATCACCCAAG GACCCTGAACAAGGACATGGGCCAGACCAGGACATCCCTGATGAGACATTTTCGTTTGTGACACTGGATGAAAGCCATGGACAGCAAAG TGAGGACTCCGGCATCGACATTTCAAACATCTCCAATAGACGTAACGTACACAACAGTACTTCCAGCGAGCTCCCAGGTGAGGAGACTACGACTGTTCTCAGTTCAACGATAGAGGAGATAGGGAAGAAGGCCCAGGATCTGATAGAGAGAATAAACCAGAGCCGAgccatggaccaggaaatcatgACCACCTTTGAGAACAAGTTAATGAATAAG GTGAGTGAGGTGTGCCAGCAGGTAAAGGAGCAGATGTTCAGCAGCTATGAGGAGCATGGCTGTGGGATGGAGGCCAATTTGCAAGAGCTGTCTGAGGTGCTGGAGAGGAGCAGTCAGCTCAGTATGGAGCTGCAGGGAGCCAGTCAGACCTTATCAGCCATCAACAACAGCCTGCAACAGACAGCTGAGAACTGA